In the genome of Blastopirellula retiformator, the window CGACGCTGGCGGCGAATGCTTCCACTTCCACCGCGTCGTCCAAGTCGCCCGGCGGCACAAACATCGGCGCGGTCCGGATCCCCCGCGGCGAATCGCCGCTCAGCAGCTTCGGCAACAGCCACCACCGCATCAACGGCCGCAGTGGAGCGAACACCGACATCCAAGCAGGGCAACCGTCGATACTCAAGTCTTGCACCAGCACCAGGTGCCGACAGATCTGTCCCAGCGACCAGTTGCCATGCCGAACGTAACCGCCGGCCAAAAGCTGCCGAGCATCGTCGACCGCCGCTGCGATGTTTGGGAATTGGAGGTTGCGGAGTTGGGGCATGGGGCGCCTGTTCTCAATGGGATTGCGATCGAAGTCTATTATGAAGGGATTGGATATCGATCGATACCAGTGCTGGGTAATCGTCGGCTGGGACAATCGAGTTGCTTTTCCATCGGGTGCCACTGGCCTTAGCCAGTGTCTTCATTCGGTATGCGGCAACTGCACGCCACCTGTATCCCAGTCAGTCGATCAGATTGCCCAACTGCTGTTCATAAAAGGAAGTCCAGTTGCGATTTTCCACCGCGGCTTGGATGGAGCGGCGCGTAAAGGTTTTGAGATCGTCGAGCGTGGCGAACGTTTCCTTCTCGGCGTCGGGGAAGACGACCTGCAAGTTGCTGGTCAGAAAAAGGCTGGCCCCAGTGTTGGTCGTCAAAAAAGGGAACGTGCCTGGCGGAGGATCGATTTCGGGATAGCCGAGATCAGCGTCGTTGCCCAGCGGGCTAAACAAACTGCCGCGAATGGCTGGTTCGTGGCTCAACTCAATCGCATAGCCGCCTGCCATCTCGTACTCGTCCGCCTTCAAACCATACAACGAAGCGACATAGGCGGGAACGAAAGCGGGAAACGAGCGGTCAGCGTCGAGGGCCGAAAAGCAAAGCCGATCACCAGCGGCGAAGAACGTACCGAGATACTCGTCGTTGATCTGCTGGAAGGTCAGCGACTCGACCAACTGCAGCAAGGCGTGCCATTCGGCCCAACCAGGATTGGAGTCGCGAAGACGCTCGTGAAGATGTGAAGCCATGTCTTTTGCTGCCAGGAATGTTGAGTATCGTCGTTTGGTGGAAATCGTATCACAAATGAGAACACCCAAGAAATGGAACAAGGCGCCGAAAGGCGCCTTGTTCGTTTCGATTATTTCGCTTCGCGGCTTAGTACGCCCGCGGCGTAACGCGGCCTTGGACGCGGCTCGGCAAACCTTGGATTCGCAGGAAGCCTTCGGCGTCGGTTTGGTCGTAGCTGCCGCCCCCTTCCATCGTGGCGATCCCTTCGTCGTACAGGCTGTTTTTGCTGCTGCGGCTGTCGACCATGATGTTCCCCTTGTAGAGGTTCAGGCTGACTTCGCCGGTGACGTTCTTCATCGTTTCGCGGCCGAAGGCGAGCAGGGCGTCCATCTTCGGGGCGTACCAGAAGCCGTAGTAAACCATTTCGGCGACGACCGGAGCGAGTTGATCGCGGAGGTGGATCAGGTCGCGGTCGACGGTCAGTTGCTCCAGCACCAGCACGGCGTCGTACAGCACGGTCATGCCGGGCGACTCGTAGACGCCGCGGCTCTTCATGCCGACGAAGCGGTTCTCGACCATGTCGATGCGGCCGACGCCGTTACGACCGCCGATTTCGTTCAGCTTCAGGACGACCTGCAGCGGCGAGAGCTGTTCGCCGTTGATCGCGACCGGTACGCCTTGCTCGAAGGTGAGCTTCACGTTTTCGATTTTGTCCGGCGCCTCTTGCGGCGAGACGGTCATGCCGAAATCGACCGCTTCGACGCCGTTGACCATCAGGTCTTCGAGGTTGCCTGCTTCGTAGCTGATGTGCAGGCAGTTTTCGTCCGAGCTGTACGGCTTGGCGATCGACGCTTTGACCGGGATGTTCTTTTCTTCGCAATACTTGATCATCGCGTTGCGGCCCGGGAAGAGCTGACGGAACTTTTCCATCCGCCACGGGGCGATGATCTTGACGCTGGGGTCGAGCGCTTCGGCCGCCAGTTGGAAACGGCACTGGTCGTTCCCTTTGCCGGTGGCGCCATGGACGTAGGCGTCGGCGCCAACTTCGCGGGCCACCTGCAGGCAGATCTTGGAGATCAGCGGGCGGGCGATCGAGGTGCCGAGCAGGTAGATCGATTCGTACTTCGCTTGCCACTGGGCGATCGGGAAGGCGAAGTCGCGGCACATTTCTTCTTGGCCGTCAACGATGCGCGCCGATTTGGCGCCGCAGGTCTTCGCCTTTTCGAGAATGGCCTGGCGGTCTTCGCAGGGTTGCCCCAGATCGACGTACACCGCGTGCACTTCATAACCTTCGTCTTGCAGCCAACCGAGGATGACCGACGTGTCCAATCCGCCCGAGTAGGCGAGTACGCAGCTAGGCATTGGCGAAAACCGTAAGCAGTTAAAAGGAAAGTGGCGTCCCCAGCCGGGTAGACAGGCCCGCAGGGAAGGGGTTCATTGTGATCCGATTTGAGCCCTGCGGCAAGGTAAGGGGAGGAGAGTGAGGGGAAAGCGGAGGGAGAAGAGGAATGACGAATGTCTAATCACGAATGTCTAATGACGGAGATGGCCGGTAGGGTGCGTCTCGACGCACCCTACGGAGGACCAGATTTCCACTCAGCTTTCCGCTTTCCGCTTCTCTCCCAAAATCTTAGCCAGGCCGGCCTTGTAATTCGGGTACTTGGGGCGTAGGCCCAGATGCTCGGTGACCAACTGGTTGGACATGCGGCGGTTGGTGGCGGCGCGTTGGGCGGCGGGGGAGTTGGGATCGGCCGTTTCGTAGACGGGGGGCGGAGCGCCCAGGCTGCGGGCGATTTGGGCGTAGTACTCGGTTCGCTCGACCGGGTGCCCGTCGCTGACGACGTACAACGATTTGGGGGCAGGGTGAGCGGCGGCCAGCACAACTGTCTCGGCGGCGTCGTCTACATGAATAAGGTTTAATGCGCCCGGGCCCGGCGTGGGAATCGGCGTTTGGGCGGCGATTTCCCTCGCGCGCGGGATGCGGCCGGGTCCATAGATGCCAGCCAGCCGCAGCGTGACGTGTTTCTGTTGCCAGCGAGGATCGGCTCGCAACAATTGTTCTGCAGCCCAACATGCTTTTCCACCGGAACGTTGTGGATCGCATGGGGTTTGTTCATCAACCACTTGTCCGCCGGCGTCGCCATAAACGCCGGTCGAACTGACGTAGATCAGCCGGCCGCAGCTGGTGGGCAAATGGTCGAGAACTTTGGCGAGACCCGCTACGTAAACATCTTCGATCGGCATACCGGCCGAGCGATCGTATCCGACCGCAAACAGCACGGTATCGACCGAGGGGAGATCGGCGAGCGAGTTTTCGTCGGTCACGTCGGCGATGATCGGCCGCAGCCCCGCGTTGGCGAGTTCCGCCGCTCGATCCGCATTTCGCGTTACGGCAAAGACCTCGTCTCCCTGCTCACGCCAACGATTGGCGACCGGCAGGCCGACGTAGCCGCATCCGAAAATCAGTCGACGAGATTGTCCCGTGCTCATGGAAGATCTTTCTGGGACCTGTAGGTAGTTTGCATCCGTCAGCTAGATCTTAGCGGTTCGGCTGACTGTAACAAGCGTCTACAAAAACAGTTACGTTCTGACTATTCTGGCAATACGGCCTGCTTGAGCGAATTTCCGCAGGGTGGAGTCGTGCGAATTGTTTCGAAATTGCCGGAATTGTCGCCTATAATAGAAGTCCCCTTCCCGAAGCCCCAATCTCACGATCGCGGAACCATCGGATTATGACGCATCAGACGAGACTCCCCCTCTCTGTCCTTCTCCTCCTGTTCGCTGGCTTAGGGGTTTCGCTCGCTAAGGCGGAAGAATTGCCGAAAGCGGCGGCGGAACCGACTGTCGTCCAAACGGCCCACTTCCAAGAAGTCTTGGCGGGCGACGCACCGAACAGTTTGAGCGAACTGCGAGCCCTCGAGCGACGGGTCCAAGAGGTCGCCAAGAAAGTGATTCCTTGCACGGTCGGCGTTTCGGTCGGCGGCGCCCAAGGCTCTGGCGTTATCGTCACCGAGGACGGCTATGTGATGACGGCCGGTCATGTGATTGGCGAGCCAAATCGGCAAGCGACCATCACCTTGCCCAGCGGCAAAAAGGTGAAGGCGATCACCCTGGGAGCCGATCGCAGCATCGACTCGGGCTTGTTGAAGATCACGACTCCGGGCAAGTACGAACACTTGAAGGTCGACCATTCCAACGAACTGCGCGATGGGCAGTGGGTGTTGGTGACCGGGCATCCCGGCGGTTATCTGAAAGACCGCCTGCCGGTGTTGCGGCTCGGCCGAGTGTTGGCTTCTTACGAAGACGTGGTCGCGACCGACTGCGTGCTGGTGGGTGGAGACAGCGGCGGTCCGCTGCTGGATATGGATGGCGACGTCGTCGGCATCAACAGCCGAATCGGCAACCGGATCACCGCCAACATGCATGTGCCGTCGGACGCTTACTCCGAAAATTGGACCCGGCTGACCGATGGCGAAGTCTGGGGCAAATTGCCGGGGACGCGTCCGGTGCTGGGAGTCCGCTGCGACAAGGATAAGAAGGCGCCGATCGTGATCGAGGTGACCCCCAATTCTCCGGCCGAGCGGTCGGGCGTCGAAGTGGGGGATCGGATCATTCGCTTTAACGGACGCCAAACCAACTCTTTTGATGATTTGAAATTGCTAGTCGATCAGACAAGCCCCGGCGACCAGGTGGATGTGGTCGTCCAGCGCGGGGAGCGAACTCTGACGCTGAATGACGTCCTGATCAAGGACGCACGCGAAATCGGCGGTTAGAAGACCGCGCAATTGAGATTGGGCGGATGTTCCCGGCTTTTCTCTTGTCCAAGTTGAGGGATAAACAATGATGGCGAAATTGGTGCGCACGCGGACGCTCTGGAGCGTAACGGCACTGTTGACGACCCTGTCGATCCTGACGGTCGCCTACGGCCAGCAGCGTCACGAAGGGATGATGGCTCGGTTCCTGCAAAAGGTAAACGAGCGGAGCAACGTTCGCGTGATGGCCGCGTTTCGCGAAGTCGTCGCCGAGCCGCATGATTCGACCGTCGAATTGCTGATCAAAGGCGAGCGGGTCGCCTTGGGGGGCATCGTCGACTCGCAAGGTTGGATCATCACCAAGGCGAGCCAGATCATGGCCCAGGAGAACGTCGACAAGCTGGTCTGCCGCTTGTCCAACGGCGACAGCTTCGCCGCAACGATCGCCTCGCACGATCGTAAGTTTGACTTGGCGCTGCTGAAGATTGACGCATCGGGTTTGAACGTCATCGAGATGGCCGATACCGCGCCGGAAGTCGGCAGCCTGCTCGCCACGACCAGCCCGAAGGCCGATCCGCTGGCGATTGGCGTGATGAGCTCGGCCGCTCGCACGATTCAGGGCGAATATGGCGTGCTGGGGATCCGGCTGCCAGGCGTGGGGGAGAATGTGACCGAAGCTCGAGTGATGCAGGTGTTTGACAAGAGCGCCGCCGACAAGTCGGGCCTTTTGGCGGGCGACCTGATTCGCTCGGTCAACGACATCACGATCGGCTCGGCCAGCCAGCTGCAAAAGGCGATCCGCGGTTATCAGCCGGGGGATGTCGTGCGGCTGACGATCGCCCGCGGCGAAAGCGATGTTGATTTGCTTTGCACGCTGGGAGATCGCTACACCGGCGTCGAAGGGCCGGAAGGGATGGCCCGCCATGAGTTTCAGAATCATTTGGGGGGACCGCTCAGCTCGCGTCGCAGCGGCTTTCCGACGGCGTTTCAGCATGATACGTTCCTGCGTCCCGAAGATTGCGGCGGTCCGGTCGTCAATCTCGACGGCAAAGTGGTCGGCTTGAACATCGCCCGGGCAGGGCGGGTCGCCAGCTATGCAATTCCGGCTGACATTTTGTCGGAAGTGGTTCAGCGGTTAAAATCGGAGGCGGCCCTGCAAACGGTCTCGACCGAAGCGGCGGCGCTTTAGACGCTACCCTGATACCTCATTCTGCCCTGGAAAC includes:
- a CDS encoding DUF1569 domain-containing protein, with the translated sequence MPQLRNLQFPNIAAAVDDARQLLAGGYVRHGNWSLGQICRHLVLVQDLSIDGCPAWMSVFAPLRPLMRWWLLPKLLSGDSPRGIRTAPMFVPPGDLDDAVEVEAFAASVERLLRHPGPYAPHPGFGRLPPEKILEIHAAHASHHLRHLAAQVETA
- a CDS encoding argininosuccinate synthase → MPSCVLAYSGGLDTSVILGWLQDEGYEVHAVYVDLGQPCEDRQAILEKAKTCGAKSARIVDGQEEMCRDFAFPIAQWQAKYESIYLLGTSIARPLISKICLQVAREVGADAYVHGATGKGNDQCRFQLAAEALDPSVKIIAPWRMEKFRQLFPGRNAMIKYCEEKNIPVKASIAKPYSSDENCLHISYEAGNLEDLMVNGVEAVDFGMTVSPQEAPDKIENVKLTFEQGVPVAINGEQLSPLQVVLKLNEIGGRNGVGRIDMVENRFVGMKSRGVYESPGMTVLYDAVLVLEQLTVDRDLIHLRDQLAPVVAEMVYYGFWYAPKMDALLAFGRETMKNVTGEVSLNLYKGNIMVDSRSSKNSLYDEGIATMEGGGSYDQTDAEGFLRIQGLPSRVQGRVTPRAY
- a CDS encoding SDR family oxidoreductase; amino-acid sequence: MSTGQSRRLIFGCGYVGLPVANRWREQGDEVFAVTRNADRAAELANAGLRPIIADVTDENSLADLPSVDTVLFAVGYDRSAGMPIEDVYVAGLAKVLDHLPTSCGRLIYVSSTGVYGDAGGQVVDEQTPCDPQRSGGKACWAAEQLLRADPRWQQKHVTLRLAGIYGPGRIPRAREIAAQTPIPTPGPGALNLIHVDDAAETVVLAAAHPAPKSLYVVSDGHPVERTEYYAQIARSLGAPPPVYETADPNSPAAQRAATNRRMSNQLVTEHLGLRPKYPNYKAGLAKILGEKRKAES
- a CDS encoding S1C family serine protease, which translates into the protein MTHQTRLPLSVLLLLFAGLGVSLAKAEELPKAAAEPTVVQTAHFQEVLAGDAPNSLSELRALERRVQEVAKKVIPCTVGVSVGGAQGSGVIVTEDGYVMTAGHVIGEPNRQATITLPSGKKVKAITLGADRSIDSGLLKITTPGKYEHLKVDHSNELRDGQWVLVTGHPGGYLKDRLPVLRLGRVLASYEDVVATDCVLVGGDSGGPLLDMDGDVVGINSRIGNRITANMHVPSDAYSENWTRLTDGEVWGKLPGTRPVLGVRCDKDKKAPIVIEVTPNSPAERSGVEVGDRIIRFNGRQTNSFDDLKLLVDQTSPGDQVDVVVQRGERTLTLNDVLIKDAREIGG
- a CDS encoding S1C family serine protease; amino-acid sequence: MAKLVRTRTLWSVTALLTTLSILTVAYGQQRHEGMMARFLQKVNERSNVRVMAAFREVVAEPHDSTVELLIKGERVALGGIVDSQGWIITKASQIMAQENVDKLVCRLSNGDSFAATIASHDRKFDLALLKIDASGLNVIEMADTAPEVGSLLATTSPKADPLAIGVMSSAARTIQGEYGVLGIRLPGVGENVTEARVMQVFDKSAADKSGLLAGDLIRSVNDITIGSASQLQKAIRGYQPGDVVRLTIARGESDVDLLCTLGDRYTGVEGPEGMARHEFQNHLGGPLSSRRSGFPTAFQHDTFLRPEDCGGPVVNLDGKVVGLNIARAGRVASYAIPADILSEVVQRLKSEAALQTVSTEAAAL